One window of Marinomonas primoryensis genomic DNA carries:
- a CDS encoding D-alanyl-D-alanine carboxypeptidase family protein: MKKLLVTLSLVFCFVSGSVFSAPSLIPTPPQLSASSYILMDAYTGDILVEHNADEALPPASLTKLMTAYIIEYELARGNLSLEDKVNISEKAWRMEGSRMFIREGTQVQLEDLMRGIIIQSGNDASVAAAEHIAGSESAFADLMNQHAQLLGMENTHFVNATGFPAEDHYSSAHDIAKLSRATILQFPENFSMYSEKDFTYNNIRQPNRNKLLWRDKTVDGLKTGHTDAAGFCLAATAVRNGTRLITVVMGTNSDAARAVESQKLLDYGFRYYETRKLYSRGQVVNNARVWGGSQSSVKVGFADDVLVTMPRQQGASIPATLDMQQEITAPIAVGDVLGKIVVGLEGNVLLERSVVALEAVEEGGFFKRMFDSIKLFFMNLF; encoded by the coding sequence CGGTTCTGTATTTTCCGCTCCTTCATTAATCCCAACACCTCCACAATTGTCTGCGAGCAGCTACATTTTGATGGATGCTTATACGGGTGATATCCTAGTCGAGCATAATGCGGATGAAGCTTTGCCTCCAGCGAGTTTAACCAAATTGATGACTGCTTATATCATTGAATATGAGCTGGCTCGCGGAAACTTATCACTAGAAGATAAGGTTAATATAAGTGAAAAAGCATGGAGGATGGAAGGCTCACGTATGTTTATACGTGAGGGAACCCAAGTTCAGTTAGAAGATTTAATGCGCGGTATTATTATTCAGTCTGGGAATGACGCGAGTGTTGCTGCTGCTGAGCATATAGCGGGCAGTGAATCTGCTTTTGCAGATTTGATGAATCAGCATGCACAGCTTCTTGGGATGGAGAATACACACTTTGTTAACGCGACCGGATTTCCTGCTGAAGATCACTATTCAAGTGCTCACGATATAGCGAAGTTATCACGTGCGACTATTTTGCAGTTCCCAGAAAATTTCTCTATGTATTCTGAGAAAGACTTTACTTACAACAATATCCGACAGCCAAATCGTAATAAATTGTTATGGCGTGATAAAACAGTTGATGGTCTGAAAACTGGTCATACTGATGCTGCTGGTTTCTGTTTGGCAGCCACAGCGGTACGAAACGGTACTCGCTTGATTACTGTTGTAATGGGGACTAATTCTGATGCGGCTCGTGCAGTAGAGTCTCAAAAACTGCTGGATTATGGTTTTAGATACTATGAAACGCGAAAATTATACAGTCGTGGTCAGGTGGTAAATAATGCTCGTGTTTGGGGGGGCAGCCAATCTAGCGTAAAAGTTGGGTTTGCTGATGATGTGCTTGTTACAATGCCTCGTCAACAAGGAGCCTCCATTCCAGCGACGCTAGACATGCAACAAGAAATTACAGCGCCAATAGCGGTAGGTGATGTGTTGGGTAAAATTGTTGTTGGTTTAGAAGGTAATGTTCTATTAGAGCGTTCAGTTGTTGCATTAGAGGCGGTGGAAGAGGGTGGTTTCTTCAAACGCATGTTTGATAGCATTAAGCTCTTTTTTATGAATTTGTTTTAA
- a CDS encoding HP0495 family protein, protein MALITKDGDQAEKAVDAPKIQFPCENYVIKVVSLDVDDIHTEITQCMLVHAPEMDTNAEGVNRSSKGRFVSYSFRIVAHSETQLSALHRDLMSIQAVKMVM, encoded by the coding sequence ATGGCGCTAATTACGAAAGACGGTGATCAGGCTGAAAAAGCAGTAGATGCACCTAAAATACAGTTTCCTTGTGAAAATTACGTTATAAAAGTGGTGTCTCTTGATGTGGACGATATTCATACGGAAATAACGCAATGTATGCTTGTTCATGCACCTGAAATGGACACTAACGCAGAGGGTGTTAACCGCTCTAGTAAAGGCCGATTTGTCAGCTATAGCTTTCGTATTGTAGCCCATAGCGAAACACAGCTGTCTGCTTTGCATCGTGACTTGATGTCCATTCAAGCTGTTAAGATGGTCATGTAG